The window CTTCGACACGGTAGAGACCGAGATCCAGTTCAGCGCCGGCGCCAAGATCGAGCGCATCGTGCCGGCCGAGCGTAACGAGGCACACAAAGTCATCGAGGAATGCATGATCGCCGCGAACGTCGCGGCGGCGGAGTTCCTGGCCAAACGCAAAATGCCCGCGCTTTATCGAGTACACGAAGGGCCGAAAGCCGATCGCCTGGCGGACTTGCGCGATTTTCTAAAAGAAATGGGGCTTAACCTGACCGGCGGCGACGAGCCGGAGCCGAAGGACTACGCGAAATTGATGGGCAAAATCGCATCGCGTCCCGACGCGCACCTGATCCAGACGGTGCTGCTGCGCTCACTATCGCAGGCAGTTTATTCGCCTCACAATGACGGCCACTTCGGTCTGGCGCTGCCGGCGTACGTGCATTTCACCTCGCCCATCCGCCGGTATCCGGATTTACTCGTACATCGCGCGATCCGTCACATCTTGCGCAAAGAAAAACCCGGAACTTTCGAGCATGGCCACGACGCGATGGTGGCATTGGGCGAGCACTGCTCGATGGCCGAACGACGGGCCGACGAGGCCACGCGCGACGCCGTGAACTGGCTCAAGTGCGAGTTCATGCGCGACAAGGTCGGCGAGGAGTTCGACGGCGTAATCAGTTCCGTGACCTCCTTTGGCGTGTTCGTGGAGCTGCACGAGATTTACGTCGAAGGGCTGGTGCATATCACTGCTTTACCCAAAGACTATTACCGCTTCGATCCCGTGGGTCATCGGCTGCGCGGTGAACGCGGCGGCCGCGTTTATCGGCTGGGCGATGGCTTGCGCGTGAAGGTGGTGCGCGTGGATCTGGACGAGCGCAAAATCGACTTCGAGCCGCTAGAAACACGCGCGTCAGCCGATAAAGGCACGCACAAGAAACGCCGCAAGCGCGCCCGCGCCTGATGCGCGCGCCGCAAGTCATTTTCGGCATCCACACGGTGTTGTCCGCGTTGCGCAACGACCCGGGCAATGTTGAGGAACTGCGTGTTGATCGTGCCCGGCACGATGCGCGCGTCAACGAACTGCGCCAGCTTGCGCAAACGTTCAACATCCCGCTGCGCGAAGTCGATGGACAGATACTGGAGCGGCAGACGCAGACCCTCCGTCATCAGGGTGTGTGCGCGTCGTATCGCGCCGCGCCCACGCTCACTGAAAGTGATCTTTACGATCTGGTCGAACGGGCCGAGTGTCCGTTGTTGCTGGTGCTGGACTGCGTCACCGATCCGCATAATCTGGGCGCCTGCCTGCGCACCGCGGAAGCTGCTGGCGCGACAGCCGTGATTACCCCGCGGGATCGCACGGGGGCGATCAACGCGACCGTACGCAAGGTCGCCAGCGGCGCGGCCGAACGCCTGGCCGTGGCGCAGGTGACCAACCTCGCTCGCTGTCTTGAAGATCTTAAACAACGCGGTGTGTGGCTCATCGGCGCGGTTGGTGACGCCGCGCAGTCGCTATTCGAGATCGATATGATACGCCCGGTGGCGCTGCTGATGGGGGCGGAGGACAAAGGCTTGCGGCGGTTGACCCGTGAACGCTGCGATTACCTGGCGCACATCCCGATGACAAGCGCGGCGCATAGCCTCAATGTGTCCGTCGCCGCCGGCGTGTGTCTGTTCGAAGCCCGGCGTCAGCGACTGGCACATACCGATACTGGCGGCTCGCAGGTCGCCGGAAACTCCTGAGACAGCCGCGCAAATGGCAGGAAATGTCTGGCGGCAGCAAAGGTCCGCGGCCGTGTCCTCAGCCAAGTTCCAGCGCCCGCGGCGGGGCGATACCCAACCCTTACGCATAGTCGATGCCCATCGCTTTAA is drawn from Gammaproteobacteria bacterium and contains these coding sequences:
- the rlmB gene encoding 23S rRNA (guanosine(2251)-2'-O)-methyltransferase RlmB, translating into MRAPQVIFGIHTVLSALRNDPGNVEELRVDRARHDARVNELRQLAQTFNIPLREVDGQILERQTQTLRHQGVCASYRAAPTLTESDLYDLVERAECPLLLVLDCVTDPHNLGACLRTAEAAGATAVITPRDRTGAINATVRKVASGAAERLAVAQVTNLARCLEDLKQRGVWLIGAVGDAAQSLFEIDMIRPVALLMGAEDKGLRRLTRERCDYLAHIPMTSAAHSLNVSVAAGVCLFEARRQRLAHTDTGGSQVAGNS